The following proteins come from a genomic window of Puntigrus tetrazona isolate hp1 chromosome 15, ASM1883169v1, whole genome shotgun sequence:
- the rap1gap2a gene encoding rap1 GTPase-activating protein 2a isoform X3, producing MYRRKRSVSFGGFGWIDKSGIAALRARKQELLTISSVPLGECPPSPPRTAPPTMKSAEFFDMLERMQIPKTEETKKYKDDYIPYPRIEDVLEKGGPYPQVILPQFGGYWIEDPEAPIGTPTSSDSSFCEEEEDGLSPGGGGGGGFGYRLECNSISRAYRKHFLGKEHMNYYCTGSSMGHLIMSLKYEEAEGQESLRIMLRSKTKTLHERIPLEGLLQLPSVPQLAKLLCDDVTGLKFNPVLYPRASQLIVTFDEHEVNNTFKFGIIYQKFGQTTEEELFGNNEETPAFTEFLSVLGDNIELQDFKGFRGGLDVSHGQTGSESVYTTFRQREIMFHVSTKLPFTEGDIQQLQRKRHIGNDIVAAVFQEEPTPFVPDMIASNFLHAYVLVQAENPCTDHTTYKVSVTAREDVPPFGPLLPNPAVFKKGPEFREFLLTKLINAENACCKSDKFAKLEERTRAALLDNLHDELHRQTQATVGLGSTTDEEKLENGGHGGLLESFKRAMRVRSHSMETMVTHKHKSPGAAAGVPSSVSGGGLQQNSMECTKSTFTPPALSAKSPLKSPVKRRSGLFPRLHSSTESPIEKHPSRSDQKTEVLPHSQDVRSETSSNPSSPEICPNKERPFVKLKECSGRANISISRSSSSTSSFSSTAGEGDGLEELEMSSHPSTASSVYSPSLSVESQSSGTPLIMCRSPTDGKSKTSPRSNLKFRFDKLSHSTGH from the exons gaaACAAGAGCTGCTGACCATCTCCAGTGTGCCTCTGGGAGAATGTCCACCCTCACCTCCCCGCACTGCACCACCCACCATGAAG tcgGCGGAGTTCTTCGACATGCTGGAAAGGATGCAG ATTCCCAAAACTGAGGAGACTAAGAAATACAAG GATGACTACATCCCTTACCCCCGGATTGAGGAT GTCCTGGAGAAGGGTGGTCCCTATCCTCAGGTGATTTTACCTCAGTTTGGTGGATATTGGATTGAGGATCCAGAGGCTCCGATTGGGACGCCCACATCCTCAGACAGCAGCTTctgtgaggaagaggaggatggtCTGAGTcccggaggaggaggaggaggaggcttCGGCTACAGGCTGGAGTGTAACAGCATCTCACGGGCTTATCGCAAACACTTTCTGGGCAAG gaGCACATGAACTATTATTGCACAGGCAGTAGTATGGGACACCTCATCATGTCTCTGAAGTATGAGGAGGCAGAGGGACAGGAGTCACTCCGGATCATGCTCAG GTCAAAAACAAAGACCCTTCATGAGCGAATCCCCCTTGAAGGTCTCCTCCAGCTACCCAGCGTACCACAGTTAGCCAAG ctgcTCTGCGATGACGTCACAGGTCTGAAGTTCAACCCCGTCCTCTACCCTAGG GCCTCTCAGCTGATTGTCACTTTTGACGAGCACGAAGTGAACAACACTTTCAAGTTTGGCATAATCTATCAGAAGTTTGGTCAG ACAACAGAGGAAGAGCTGTTTGGGAACAATGAGGAGACGCCAGCCTTTACTGAGTTCCTTAGCGTTTTAGGAGACAATATTGAGCTGCAGGATTTTAAAGG GTTCAGAGGCGGTCTGGATGTGTCTCATGGGCAGACTGGATCTGAGTCTGTCTATACCACGTTTCGTCAGAGAGAAATCATGTTTCACGTTTCCACAAAACTCCCCTTTACAGAAGGAGACATTCAGCAg CTCCAGAGGAAGAGACATATTGGCAATGACATTGTTGCAGCCGTATTCCAGGAAGAGCCCACACCGTTCGTTCCTGATATGATCGCATCCAACTTCCTTCATGCCTATGTGTTAGTGCAGGCGGAAAACCCGTGCACTGATCACACCACGTACAAG GTGTCCGTCACAGCCAGAGAGGATGTCCCTCCGTTCGGCCCCCTTCTTCCAAACCCTGCAGTCTTTAAGAAG GGTCCAGAGTTCCGGGAATTTCTCCTGACAAAATTGATCAACGCAGAAAATGCATGCTGCAAGTCCGACAAGTTTGCCAAGCTggag gagaGGACACGGGCAGCACTGTTAGATAACCTTCACGATGAActgcacagacagacacaggcCACAGTAGGACTGGGCTCTACTACAGATGAAGAAAAGCTAGAAAATGGAGGTCACGGAGGGCTGCTGGAGTCTTTTAAG AGGGCCATGCGTGTGAGGAGCCACTCGATGGAGACGATGGTGACTCATAAACACAAGAGTCCTGGAGCTGCGGCAGGGGTCCCGTCCAGTGTGAGCGGTGGAGGACTCCAGCAGAACAGCATGGAGTGCACCAAGAGCACCTTCACT CCTCCAGCCCTGTCTGCAAAATCTCCGTTGAAGAGTCCAGTAAAGCGGCGCTCTGGTCTGTTTCCCAGACTGCACTCCAGCACTGAAAGTCCGATCGAGAAGCATCCATCTCGCAG tgaCCAAAAAACAGAAGTGTTACCTCACTCGCAGGATGTGAGGTCAGAGACGTCATCCAATCCTAGTTCACCAGAGATCTGCCCGAACAAAGAAAG GCCATTTGTGAAGCTGAAAGAGTGTAGCGGCAGAGCTAATATCTCTATCTCCCGATCCTCCTCCAGCACCAGCAGCTTCAGCAGCACGGCAGGGGAGGGAGACGGACTGGAGGAGCTGGAAATG AGCAGTCACCCATCCACGGCTTCATCTGTGTACAGTCCATCTCTGAGCGTGGAGAGCCAGAGCTCCGGAACGCCGCTGATCATGTGCCGCAGTCCTACAG
- the rap1gap2a gene encoding rap1 GTPase-activating protein 2a isoform X4: MADSRIDKSGIAALRARKQELLTISSVPLGECPPSPPRTAPPTMKSAEFFDMLERMQIPKTEETKKYKDDYIPYPRIEDVLEKGGPYPQVILPQFGGYWIEDPEAPIGTPTSSDSSFCEEEEDGLSPGGGGGGGFGYRLECNSISRAYRKHFLGKEHMNYYCTGSSMGHLIMSLKYEEAEGQESLRIMLRSKTKTLHERIPLEGLLQLPSVPQLAKLLCDDVTGLKFNPVLYPRASQLIVTFDEHEVNNTFKFGIIYQKFGQTTEEELFGNNEETPAFTEFLSVLGDNIELQDFKGFRGGLDVSHGQTGSESVYTTFRQREIMFHVSTKLPFTEGDIQQLQRKRHIGNDIVAAVFQEEPTPFVPDMIASNFLHAYVLVQAENPCTDHTTYKVSVTAREDVPPFGPLLPNPAVFKKGPEFREFLLTKLINAENACCKSDKFAKLEERTRAALLDNLHDELHRQTQATVGLGSTTDEEKLENGGHGGLLESFKRAMRVRSHSMETMVTHKHKSPGAAAGVPSSVSGGGLQQNSMECTKSTFTPPALSAKSPLKSPVKRRSGLFPRLHSSTESPIEKHPSRSDQKTEVLPHSQDVRSETSSNPSSPEICPNKERPFVKLKECSGRANISISRSSSSTSSFSSTAGEGDGLEELEMSSHPSTASSVYSPSLSVESQSSGTPLIMCRSPTDGKSKTSPRSNLKFRFDKLSHSTGH; the protein is encoded by the exons gaaACAAGAGCTGCTGACCATCTCCAGTGTGCCTCTGGGAGAATGTCCACCCTCACCTCCCCGCACTGCACCACCCACCATGAAG tcgGCGGAGTTCTTCGACATGCTGGAAAGGATGCAG ATTCCCAAAACTGAGGAGACTAAGAAATACAAG GATGACTACATCCCTTACCCCCGGATTGAGGAT GTCCTGGAGAAGGGTGGTCCCTATCCTCAGGTGATTTTACCTCAGTTTGGTGGATATTGGATTGAGGATCCAGAGGCTCCGATTGGGACGCCCACATCCTCAGACAGCAGCTTctgtgaggaagaggaggatggtCTGAGTcccggaggaggaggaggaggaggcttCGGCTACAGGCTGGAGTGTAACAGCATCTCACGGGCTTATCGCAAACACTTTCTGGGCAAG gaGCACATGAACTATTATTGCACAGGCAGTAGTATGGGACACCTCATCATGTCTCTGAAGTATGAGGAGGCAGAGGGACAGGAGTCACTCCGGATCATGCTCAG GTCAAAAACAAAGACCCTTCATGAGCGAATCCCCCTTGAAGGTCTCCTCCAGCTACCCAGCGTACCACAGTTAGCCAAG ctgcTCTGCGATGACGTCACAGGTCTGAAGTTCAACCCCGTCCTCTACCCTAGG GCCTCTCAGCTGATTGTCACTTTTGACGAGCACGAAGTGAACAACACTTTCAAGTTTGGCATAATCTATCAGAAGTTTGGTCAG ACAACAGAGGAAGAGCTGTTTGGGAACAATGAGGAGACGCCAGCCTTTACTGAGTTCCTTAGCGTTTTAGGAGACAATATTGAGCTGCAGGATTTTAAAGG GTTCAGAGGCGGTCTGGATGTGTCTCATGGGCAGACTGGATCTGAGTCTGTCTATACCACGTTTCGTCAGAGAGAAATCATGTTTCACGTTTCCACAAAACTCCCCTTTACAGAAGGAGACATTCAGCAg CTCCAGAGGAAGAGACATATTGGCAATGACATTGTTGCAGCCGTATTCCAGGAAGAGCCCACACCGTTCGTTCCTGATATGATCGCATCCAACTTCCTTCATGCCTATGTGTTAGTGCAGGCGGAAAACCCGTGCACTGATCACACCACGTACAAG GTGTCCGTCACAGCCAGAGAGGATGTCCCTCCGTTCGGCCCCCTTCTTCCAAACCCTGCAGTCTTTAAGAAG GGTCCAGAGTTCCGGGAATTTCTCCTGACAAAATTGATCAACGCAGAAAATGCATGCTGCAAGTCCGACAAGTTTGCCAAGCTggag gagaGGACACGGGCAGCACTGTTAGATAACCTTCACGATGAActgcacagacagacacaggcCACAGTAGGACTGGGCTCTACTACAGATGAAGAAAAGCTAGAAAATGGAGGTCACGGAGGGCTGCTGGAGTCTTTTAAG AGGGCCATGCGTGTGAGGAGCCACTCGATGGAGACGATGGTGACTCATAAACACAAGAGTCCTGGAGCTGCGGCAGGGGTCCCGTCCAGTGTGAGCGGTGGAGGACTCCAGCAGAACAGCATGGAGTGCACCAAGAGCACCTTCACT CCTCCAGCCCTGTCTGCAAAATCTCCGTTGAAGAGTCCAGTAAAGCGGCGCTCTGGTCTGTTTCCCAGACTGCACTCCAGCACTGAAAGTCCGATCGAGAAGCATCCATCTCGCAG tgaCCAAAAAACAGAAGTGTTACCTCACTCGCAGGATGTGAGGTCAGAGACGTCATCCAATCCTAGTTCACCAGAGATCTGCCCGAACAAAGAAAG GCCATTTGTGAAGCTGAAAGAGTGTAGCGGCAGAGCTAATATCTCTATCTCCCGATCCTCCTCCAGCACCAGCAGCTTCAGCAGCACGGCAGGGGAGGGAGACGGACTGGAGGAGCTGGAAATG AGCAGTCACCCATCCACGGCTTCATCTGTGTACAGTCCATCTCTGAGCGTGGAGAGCCAGAGCTCCGGAACGCCGCTGATCATGTGCCGCAGTCCTACAG
- the rap1gap2a gene encoding rap1 GTPase-activating protein 2a isoform X6: MADSRKQELLTISSVPLGECPPSPPRTAPPTMKSAEFFDMLERMQIPKTEETKKYKDDYIPYPRIEDVLEKGGPYPQVILPQFGGYWIEDPEAPIGTPTSSDSSFCEEEEDGLSPGGGGGGGFGYRLECNSISRAYRKHFLGKEHMNYYCTGSSMGHLIMSLKYEEAEGQESLRIMLRSKTKTLHERIPLEGLLQLPSVPQLAKLLCDDVTGLKFNPVLYPRASQLIVTFDEHEVNNTFKFGIIYQKFGQTTEEELFGNNEETPAFTEFLSVLGDNIELQDFKGFRGGLDVSHGQTGSESVYTTFRQREIMFHVSTKLPFTEGDIQQLQRKRHIGNDIVAAVFQEEPTPFVPDMIASNFLHAYVLVQAENPCTDHTTYKVSVTAREDVPPFGPLLPNPAVFKKGPEFREFLLTKLINAENACCKSDKFAKLEERTRAALLDNLHDELHRQTQATVGLGSTTDEEKLENGGHGGLLESFKRAMRVRSHSMETMVTHKHKSPGAAAGVPSSVSGGGLQQNSMECTKSTFTPPALSAKSPLKSPVKRRSGLFPRLHSSTESPIEKHPSRSDQKTEVLPHSQDVRSETSSNPSSPEICPNKERPFVKLKECSGRANISISRSSSSTSSFSSTAGEGDGLEELEMSSHPSTASSVYSPSLSVESQSSGTPLIMCRSPTDGKSKTSPRSNLKFRFDKLSHSTGH, translated from the exons gaaACAAGAGCTGCTGACCATCTCCAGTGTGCCTCTGGGAGAATGTCCACCCTCACCTCCCCGCACTGCACCACCCACCATGAAG tcgGCGGAGTTCTTCGACATGCTGGAAAGGATGCAG ATTCCCAAAACTGAGGAGACTAAGAAATACAAG GATGACTACATCCCTTACCCCCGGATTGAGGAT GTCCTGGAGAAGGGTGGTCCCTATCCTCAGGTGATTTTACCTCAGTTTGGTGGATATTGGATTGAGGATCCAGAGGCTCCGATTGGGACGCCCACATCCTCAGACAGCAGCTTctgtgaggaagaggaggatggtCTGAGTcccggaggaggaggaggaggaggcttCGGCTACAGGCTGGAGTGTAACAGCATCTCACGGGCTTATCGCAAACACTTTCTGGGCAAG gaGCACATGAACTATTATTGCACAGGCAGTAGTATGGGACACCTCATCATGTCTCTGAAGTATGAGGAGGCAGAGGGACAGGAGTCACTCCGGATCATGCTCAG GTCAAAAACAAAGACCCTTCATGAGCGAATCCCCCTTGAAGGTCTCCTCCAGCTACCCAGCGTACCACAGTTAGCCAAG ctgcTCTGCGATGACGTCACAGGTCTGAAGTTCAACCCCGTCCTCTACCCTAGG GCCTCTCAGCTGATTGTCACTTTTGACGAGCACGAAGTGAACAACACTTTCAAGTTTGGCATAATCTATCAGAAGTTTGGTCAG ACAACAGAGGAAGAGCTGTTTGGGAACAATGAGGAGACGCCAGCCTTTACTGAGTTCCTTAGCGTTTTAGGAGACAATATTGAGCTGCAGGATTTTAAAGG GTTCAGAGGCGGTCTGGATGTGTCTCATGGGCAGACTGGATCTGAGTCTGTCTATACCACGTTTCGTCAGAGAGAAATCATGTTTCACGTTTCCACAAAACTCCCCTTTACAGAAGGAGACATTCAGCAg CTCCAGAGGAAGAGACATATTGGCAATGACATTGTTGCAGCCGTATTCCAGGAAGAGCCCACACCGTTCGTTCCTGATATGATCGCATCCAACTTCCTTCATGCCTATGTGTTAGTGCAGGCGGAAAACCCGTGCACTGATCACACCACGTACAAG GTGTCCGTCACAGCCAGAGAGGATGTCCCTCCGTTCGGCCCCCTTCTTCCAAACCCTGCAGTCTTTAAGAAG GGTCCAGAGTTCCGGGAATTTCTCCTGACAAAATTGATCAACGCAGAAAATGCATGCTGCAAGTCCGACAAGTTTGCCAAGCTggag gagaGGACACGGGCAGCACTGTTAGATAACCTTCACGATGAActgcacagacagacacaggcCACAGTAGGACTGGGCTCTACTACAGATGAAGAAAAGCTAGAAAATGGAGGTCACGGAGGGCTGCTGGAGTCTTTTAAG AGGGCCATGCGTGTGAGGAGCCACTCGATGGAGACGATGGTGACTCATAAACACAAGAGTCCTGGAGCTGCGGCAGGGGTCCCGTCCAGTGTGAGCGGTGGAGGACTCCAGCAGAACAGCATGGAGTGCACCAAGAGCACCTTCACT CCTCCAGCCCTGTCTGCAAAATCTCCGTTGAAGAGTCCAGTAAAGCGGCGCTCTGGTCTGTTTCCCAGACTGCACTCCAGCACTGAAAGTCCGATCGAGAAGCATCCATCTCGCAG tgaCCAAAAAACAGAAGTGTTACCTCACTCGCAGGATGTGAGGTCAGAGACGTCATCCAATCCTAGTTCACCAGAGATCTGCCCGAACAAAGAAAG GCCATTTGTGAAGCTGAAAGAGTGTAGCGGCAGAGCTAATATCTCTATCTCCCGATCCTCCTCCAGCACCAGCAGCTTCAGCAGCACGGCAGGGGAGGGAGACGGACTGGAGGAGCTGGAAATG AGCAGTCACCCATCCACGGCTTCATCTGTGTACAGTCCATCTCTGAGCGTGGAGAGCCAGAGCTCCGGAACGCCGCTGATCATGTGCCGCAGTCCTACAG
- the rap1gap2a gene encoding rap1 GTPase-activating protein 2a isoform X5: MYRRKRSVSFGGFGWIDKSGIAALRARKQELLTISSVPLGECPPSPPRTAPPTMKSAEFFDMLERMQDDYIPYPRIEDVLEKGGPYPQVILPQFGGYWIEDPEAPIGTPTSSDSSFCEEEEDGLSPGGGGGGGFGYRLECNSISRAYRKHFLGKEHMNYYCTGSSMGHLIMSLKYEEAEGQESLRIMLRSKTKTLHERIPLEGLLQLPSVPQLAKLLCDDVTGLKFNPVLYPRASQLIVTFDEHEVNNTFKFGIIYQKFGQTTEEELFGNNEETPAFTEFLSVLGDNIELQDFKGFRGGLDVSHGQTGSESVYTTFRQREIMFHVSTKLPFTEGDIQQLQRKRHIGNDIVAAVFQEEPTPFVPDMIASNFLHAYVLVQAENPCTDHTTYKVSVTAREDVPPFGPLLPNPAVFKKGPEFREFLLTKLINAENACCKSDKFAKLEERTRAALLDNLHDELHRQTQATVGLGSTTDEEKLENGGHGGLLESFKRAMRVRSHSMETMVTHKHKSPGAAAGVPSSVSGGGLQQNSMECTKSTFTPPALSAKSPLKSPVKRRSGLFPRLHSSTESPIEKHPSRSDQKTEVLPHSQDVRSETSSNPSSPEICPNKERPFVKLKECSGRANISISRSSSSTSSFSSTAGEGDGLEELEMSSHPSTASSVYSPSLSVESQSSGTPLIMCRSPTDGKSKTSPRSNLKFRFDKLSHSTGH; the protein is encoded by the exons gaaACAAGAGCTGCTGACCATCTCCAGTGTGCCTCTGGGAGAATGTCCACCCTCACCTCCCCGCACTGCACCACCCACCATGAAG tcgGCGGAGTTCTTCGACATGCTGGAAAGGATGCAG GATGACTACATCCCTTACCCCCGGATTGAGGAT GTCCTGGAGAAGGGTGGTCCCTATCCTCAGGTGATTTTACCTCAGTTTGGTGGATATTGGATTGAGGATCCAGAGGCTCCGATTGGGACGCCCACATCCTCAGACAGCAGCTTctgtgaggaagaggaggatggtCTGAGTcccggaggaggaggaggaggaggcttCGGCTACAGGCTGGAGTGTAACAGCATCTCACGGGCTTATCGCAAACACTTTCTGGGCAAG gaGCACATGAACTATTATTGCACAGGCAGTAGTATGGGACACCTCATCATGTCTCTGAAGTATGAGGAGGCAGAGGGACAGGAGTCACTCCGGATCATGCTCAG GTCAAAAACAAAGACCCTTCATGAGCGAATCCCCCTTGAAGGTCTCCTCCAGCTACCCAGCGTACCACAGTTAGCCAAG ctgcTCTGCGATGACGTCACAGGTCTGAAGTTCAACCCCGTCCTCTACCCTAGG GCCTCTCAGCTGATTGTCACTTTTGACGAGCACGAAGTGAACAACACTTTCAAGTTTGGCATAATCTATCAGAAGTTTGGTCAG ACAACAGAGGAAGAGCTGTTTGGGAACAATGAGGAGACGCCAGCCTTTACTGAGTTCCTTAGCGTTTTAGGAGACAATATTGAGCTGCAGGATTTTAAAGG GTTCAGAGGCGGTCTGGATGTGTCTCATGGGCAGACTGGATCTGAGTCTGTCTATACCACGTTTCGTCAGAGAGAAATCATGTTTCACGTTTCCACAAAACTCCCCTTTACAGAAGGAGACATTCAGCAg CTCCAGAGGAAGAGACATATTGGCAATGACATTGTTGCAGCCGTATTCCAGGAAGAGCCCACACCGTTCGTTCCTGATATGATCGCATCCAACTTCCTTCATGCCTATGTGTTAGTGCAGGCGGAAAACCCGTGCACTGATCACACCACGTACAAG GTGTCCGTCACAGCCAGAGAGGATGTCCCTCCGTTCGGCCCCCTTCTTCCAAACCCTGCAGTCTTTAAGAAG GGTCCAGAGTTCCGGGAATTTCTCCTGACAAAATTGATCAACGCAGAAAATGCATGCTGCAAGTCCGACAAGTTTGCCAAGCTggag gagaGGACACGGGCAGCACTGTTAGATAACCTTCACGATGAActgcacagacagacacaggcCACAGTAGGACTGGGCTCTACTACAGATGAAGAAAAGCTAGAAAATGGAGGTCACGGAGGGCTGCTGGAGTCTTTTAAG AGGGCCATGCGTGTGAGGAGCCACTCGATGGAGACGATGGTGACTCATAAACACAAGAGTCCTGGAGCTGCGGCAGGGGTCCCGTCCAGTGTGAGCGGTGGAGGACTCCAGCAGAACAGCATGGAGTGCACCAAGAGCACCTTCACT CCTCCAGCCCTGTCTGCAAAATCTCCGTTGAAGAGTCCAGTAAAGCGGCGCTCTGGTCTGTTTCCCAGACTGCACTCCAGCACTGAAAGTCCGATCGAGAAGCATCCATCTCGCAG tgaCCAAAAAACAGAAGTGTTACCTCACTCGCAGGATGTGAGGTCAGAGACGTCATCCAATCCTAGTTCACCAGAGATCTGCCCGAACAAAGAAAG GCCATTTGTGAAGCTGAAAGAGTGTAGCGGCAGAGCTAATATCTCTATCTCCCGATCCTCCTCCAGCACCAGCAGCTTCAGCAGCACGGCAGGGGAGGGAGACGGACTGGAGGAGCTGGAAATG AGCAGTCACCCATCCACGGCTTCATCTGTGTACAGTCCATCTCTGAGCGTGGAGAGCCAGAGCTCCGGAACGCCGCTGATCATGTGCCGCAGTCCTACAG
- the rap1gap2a gene encoding rap1 GTPase-activating protein 2a isoform X7, translating to MKSAEFFDMLERMQIPKTEETKKYKDDYIPYPRIEDVLEKGGPYPQVILPQFGGYWIEDPEAPIGTPTSSDSSFCEEEEDGLSPGGGGGGGFGYRLECNSISRAYRKHFLGKEHMNYYCTGSSMGHLIMSLKYEEAEGQESLRIMLRSKTKTLHERIPLEGLLQLPSVPQLAKLLCDDVTGLKFNPVLYPRASQLIVTFDEHEVNNTFKFGIIYQKFGQTTEEELFGNNEETPAFTEFLSVLGDNIELQDFKGFRGGLDVSHGQTGSESVYTTFRQREIMFHVSTKLPFTEGDIQQLQRKRHIGNDIVAAVFQEEPTPFVPDMIASNFLHAYVLVQAENPCTDHTTYKVSVTAREDVPPFGPLLPNPAVFKKGPEFREFLLTKLINAENACCKSDKFAKLEERTRAALLDNLHDELHRQTQATVGLGSTTDEEKLENGGHGGLLESFKRAMRVRSHSMETMVTHKHKSPGAAAGVPSSVSGGGLQQNSMECTKSTFTPPALSAKSPLKSPVKRRSGLFPRLHSSTESPIEKHPSRSDQKTEVLPHSQDVRSETSSNPSSPEICPNKERPFVKLKECSGRANISISRSSSSTSSFSSTAGEGDGLEELEMSSHPSTASSVYSPSLSVESQSSGTPLIMCRSPTDGKSKTSPRSNLKFRFDKLSHSTGH from the exons ATGAAG tcgGCGGAGTTCTTCGACATGCTGGAAAGGATGCAG ATTCCCAAAACTGAGGAGACTAAGAAATACAAG GATGACTACATCCCTTACCCCCGGATTGAGGAT GTCCTGGAGAAGGGTGGTCCCTATCCTCAGGTGATTTTACCTCAGTTTGGTGGATATTGGATTGAGGATCCAGAGGCTCCGATTGGGACGCCCACATCCTCAGACAGCAGCTTctgtgaggaagaggaggatggtCTGAGTcccggaggaggaggaggaggaggcttCGGCTACAGGCTGGAGTGTAACAGCATCTCACGGGCTTATCGCAAACACTTTCTGGGCAAG gaGCACATGAACTATTATTGCACAGGCAGTAGTATGGGACACCTCATCATGTCTCTGAAGTATGAGGAGGCAGAGGGACAGGAGTCACTCCGGATCATGCTCAG GTCAAAAACAAAGACCCTTCATGAGCGAATCCCCCTTGAAGGTCTCCTCCAGCTACCCAGCGTACCACAGTTAGCCAAG ctgcTCTGCGATGACGTCACAGGTCTGAAGTTCAACCCCGTCCTCTACCCTAGG GCCTCTCAGCTGATTGTCACTTTTGACGAGCACGAAGTGAACAACACTTTCAAGTTTGGCATAATCTATCAGAAGTTTGGTCAG ACAACAGAGGAAGAGCTGTTTGGGAACAATGAGGAGACGCCAGCCTTTACTGAGTTCCTTAGCGTTTTAGGAGACAATATTGAGCTGCAGGATTTTAAAGG GTTCAGAGGCGGTCTGGATGTGTCTCATGGGCAGACTGGATCTGAGTCTGTCTATACCACGTTTCGTCAGAGAGAAATCATGTTTCACGTTTCCACAAAACTCCCCTTTACAGAAGGAGACATTCAGCAg CTCCAGAGGAAGAGACATATTGGCAATGACATTGTTGCAGCCGTATTCCAGGAAGAGCCCACACCGTTCGTTCCTGATATGATCGCATCCAACTTCCTTCATGCCTATGTGTTAGTGCAGGCGGAAAACCCGTGCACTGATCACACCACGTACAAG GTGTCCGTCACAGCCAGAGAGGATGTCCCTCCGTTCGGCCCCCTTCTTCCAAACCCTGCAGTCTTTAAGAAG GGTCCAGAGTTCCGGGAATTTCTCCTGACAAAATTGATCAACGCAGAAAATGCATGCTGCAAGTCCGACAAGTTTGCCAAGCTggag gagaGGACACGGGCAGCACTGTTAGATAACCTTCACGATGAActgcacagacagacacaggcCACAGTAGGACTGGGCTCTACTACAGATGAAGAAAAGCTAGAAAATGGAGGTCACGGAGGGCTGCTGGAGTCTTTTAAG AGGGCCATGCGTGTGAGGAGCCACTCGATGGAGACGATGGTGACTCATAAACACAAGAGTCCTGGAGCTGCGGCAGGGGTCCCGTCCAGTGTGAGCGGTGGAGGACTCCAGCAGAACAGCATGGAGTGCACCAAGAGCACCTTCACT CCTCCAGCCCTGTCTGCAAAATCTCCGTTGAAGAGTCCAGTAAAGCGGCGCTCTGGTCTGTTTCCCAGACTGCACTCCAGCACTGAAAGTCCGATCGAGAAGCATCCATCTCGCAG tgaCCAAAAAACAGAAGTGTTACCTCACTCGCAGGATGTGAGGTCAGAGACGTCATCCAATCCTAGTTCACCAGAGATCTGCCCGAACAAAGAAAG GCCATTTGTGAAGCTGAAAGAGTGTAGCGGCAGAGCTAATATCTCTATCTCCCGATCCTCCTCCAGCACCAGCAGCTTCAGCAGCACGGCAGGGGAGGGAGACGGACTGGAGGAGCTGGAAATG AGCAGTCACCCATCCACGGCTTCATCTGTGTACAGTCCATCTCTGAGCGTGGAGAGCCAGAGCTCCGGAACGCCGCTGATCATGTGCCGCAGTCCTACAG